From the genome of Abyssicoccus albus, one region includes:
- a CDS encoding alanine/glycine:cation symporter family protein produces MKFEQLSQTVEGMIPDWFKQFVAVGNDLIWSEFLIGLLILAGLYFTFSSNFVQIKWLKQMFDVLGDKAELLPNGKKGISSFQAFAISAAARVGTGNIAGVATAIVLGGPGAVFWMWVIAFFGAATAFYEATLAQVYKVKDADGGFRGGPAYYMQLGLNQRWMGVLFAILISVTFAFVFNTVQSNTIAVAFEESFGVNRLLSGVIIAIISGIVIFGGVRSIAKVTQMIVPIMAIIYIIVVFIILVINYDQVIPMIMKIFNNAFGIKEVFGGAVGMALLNGIKRGLFSNEAGMGSAPNAAATAAVSHPVKQGLIQSLGVYFDTMLVCTSTAIMILLYTDLEYGEGAIQGIQVTQQAMDAQLGGFGPYFIAVAITLFAFSSILGNYYYGQSNIEFITENKIVMLLFRVLVVCMIIIGSVLEVATVWSTADLFMGLMAILNIVAIIGLAHVVNQVAKDYIIQRKQGIDPIFKTDKVKADLTNVSSWGEHRYQEIKSHKAEMNEDNGH; encoded by the coding sequence ATGAAATTTGAGCAATTATCTCAAACCGTAGAAGGGATGATTCCAGACTGGTTTAAACAATTTGTTGCTGTAGGGAATGATTTAATATGGTCTGAATTTTTAATAGGGCTATTGATTTTGGCTGGTCTGTATTTCACATTTTCATCTAATTTTGTTCAAATTAAATGGCTAAAACAAATGTTTGATGTGTTAGGTGACAAGGCTGAACTGTTGCCGAATGGCAAGAAAGGAATTTCTAGTTTCCAAGCCTTTGCGATCAGTGCTGCAGCAAGAGTTGGTACTGGGAATATTGCTGGTGTTGCAACGGCTATCGTATTAGGTGGACCTGGTGCTGTATTCTGGATGTGGGTTATTGCTTTCTTCGGTGCTGCAACAGCATTCTATGAAGCGACATTAGCTCAAGTCTATAAAGTGAAAGATGCTGATGGTGGATTTAGGGGTGGACCTGCATACTATATGCAACTCGGTTTAAATCAACGCTGGATGGGTGTTTTATTTGCAATTTTAATTAGTGTTACTTTTGCGTTTGTCTTTAATACAGTTCAATCGAATACGATTGCGGTAGCATTTGAAGAATCATTTGGTGTGAATCGCTTATTATCAGGTGTCATTATCGCAATCATCTCAGGAATTGTAATCTTTGGTGGTGTACGTTCAATTGCCAAGGTGACGCAAATGATCGTACCGATTATGGCAATCATATATATTATTGTTGTATTCATTATTTTAGTGATTAATTACGATCAAGTGATTCCAATGATTATGAAAATTTTTAACAATGCTTTCGGAATTAAAGAAGTCTTTGGTGGTGCTGTCGGTATGGCACTATTGAATGGAATTAAACGTGGACTATTCTCTAATGAAGCTGGGATGGGATCAGCACCGAATGCCGCTGCAACAGCGGCTGTAAGTCATCCAGTTAAACAAGGTCTAATACAATCACTTGGTGTTTATTTTGATACGATGCTGGTCTGTACTTCTACCGCAATTATGATTTTACTTTATACGGATTTAGAGTATGGTGAAGGGGCAATACAAGGTATTCAAGTAACTCAACAAGCGATGGATGCACAACTCGGTGGATTTGGACCATACTTTATTGCTGTTGCAATTACTTTATTTGCATTCTCTTCAATTTTAGGAAATTATTATTACGGTCAATCAAATATTGAGTTTATTACTGAGAATAAAATTGTTATGTTATTGTTTAGAGTACTTGTCGTATGTATGATTATTATTGGATCAGTGTTAGAAGTAGCAACTGTGTGGTCAACAGCTGACTTATTTATGGGACTCATGGCGATATTGAATATCGTTGCAATCATTGGATTAGCACATGTGGTTAATCAAGTGGCAAAAGACTACATTATTCAGCGTAAACAAGGGATTGATCCGATTTTCAAAACAGATAAAGTGAAAGCGGATTTAACAAATGTATCATCTTGGGGTGAACATCGTTATCAAGAAATAAAAAGTCATAAAGCAGAAATGAATGAAGATAATGGACACTAA
- the glcT gene encoding glucose PTS transporter transcription antiterminator GlcT, translating to MDTNEQFSVIKVLNNNAVIVDDQGDEVILIQKGIGFNVKVNDIISPPEIDKMYRLSTVRDRQRYENLMQLSNESLNRVIIDAINYIQTHHNQQVDDRIILSLTDHIIFALKRLEDGLTIRNPFSKEIELLYPMEFKIAKTVIEKLNQQLKVNFPDEEVGFITLHIHSAINHSTIGQMHQINEVIQKSIQIIEHDLQIEIDKDSLSYARFVRHISFVVQRVQNNEGYERSNHLENVLKQQYPLCYNIAVKIMKAIQTLLNKEVYASELVYLTMHIQQFHMDSTSV from the coding sequence ATGGACACTAATGAACAATTTAGCGTGATAAAAGTGCTAAATAATAACGCGGTGATCGTTGATGATCAAGGAGATGAAGTCATTCTAATTCAAAAAGGGATCGGCTTCAACGTTAAAGTGAATGATATCATTTCACCGCCTGAAATTGATAAAATGTATCGGTTAAGTACTGTTAGAGATCGTCAACGGTATGAAAATTTAATGCAATTATCAAATGAATCGTTGAACCGCGTGATTATTGATGCGATAAATTATATTCAAACTCACCATAATCAACAAGTTGATGATCGCATTATATTAAGTTTAACGGATCATATTATATTTGCTTTAAAGCGGTTAGAAGATGGTTTAACGATTAGGAATCCATTTAGTAAAGAAATTGAATTGCTTTATCCAATGGAATTCAAAATTGCAAAGACTGTCATTGAAAAGTTGAATCAACAATTGAAAGTGAACTTTCCTGATGAAGAAGTTGGATTTATAACACTTCATATTCACTCTGCTATTAATCATTCGACGATTGGACAGATGCATCAAATTAACGAAGTCATACAGAAATCAATTCAAATTATTGAACATGATTTGCAGATTGAAATTGATAAAGATTCTTTAAGTTATGCACGGTTTGTAAGACATATTAGTTTTGTCGTTCAAAGAGTGCAAAATAACGAAGGTTATGAAAGAAGTAATCATTTAGAAAATGTATTGAAACAGCAATATCCTTTATGCTATAATATAGCTGTTAAGATAATGAAAGCGATACAAACGTTATTAAATAAAGAAGTTTATGCATCAGAGTTAGTCTATTTAACAATGCATATCCAACAATTTCATATGGACTCAACTTCCGTGTAA
- the ptsG gene encoding glucose-specific PTS transporter subunit IIBC: MSAWQSTFGLLQRIGKSLMLPVAILPAAGILLGVGTAIQTEALTDILPFLTHPWIVLIADMLASAGGIIFDNLALLFALGVAIGLSKGDGVAGIAAFVGYMIMNVTMGKVLGITPDLVNADHPQYATVLGVPTLQTGVFGGIIIGILAAWSYSKFYNINLPQFLGFFAGKRFVPIVMSAVAFILGILLAFIWPPIQSAMNAVSIWLMEENTMIAVFMFGMIKRLLIPFGLHHIFHAPFWFEFGTYTNAAGSIVRGDLNIFFAQLKDNADLTAGYFMQGEFPVMMFGLPAAALAIYQTAKPENKARVAGLMGSAALTSFLTGITEPMEFAFLFAAPILFFIHAVLDGLAFLILYLLDLHLGYTFSGGFIDFFLFGIIQNRTAWWWVIVVGIIYAIIYYAIFRFLITKMNLPTPGREREDQHASSTTAEKLPFEVLSAFGGKENIKHLDACITRLRIEVKDKSSVDTTQLKQLGASGVLEVGQNMQAIFGTKSDQLKNDIERIISGELTTPEEVDVDEYKDENHDTLNSHKTSHDTKSLIIKSPVEGLMKPLAEVPDQVFSEKMMGDGFAIIPESEKVIAPFDGTVATDFPTRHALGIQSDEHNIEMLIHVGIDTVKMNGEGFEVNVKTGDSFKAGDVLMTFDIDQINTQAKDIITPVIFTNLGHNKLSLNYLNESVKTSDDIAEIHIED, translated from the coding sequence ATGTCAGCTTGGCAAAGTACGTTTGGTCTTTTGCAACGTATTGGTAAATCTTTAATGTTACCTGTTGCAATTTTACCTGCAGCAGGAATACTACTTGGTGTAGGAACTGCAATACAAACAGAGGCACTTACTGATATCCTACCATTTTTAACACATCCATGGATTGTCTTAATTGCGGATATGTTGGCAAGTGCCGGAGGAATTATTTTTGATAACTTAGCATTGCTTTTTGCGTTAGGGGTTGCGATTGGATTAAGTAAAGGTGATGGTGTAGCAGGAATCGCAGCATTTGTGGGCTATATGATTATGAATGTGACGATGGGAAAGGTATTAGGTATTACACCTGACCTTGTCAATGCAGATCATCCACAATATGCAACAGTACTTGGTGTACCGACACTTCAAACGGGTGTGTTCGGTGGTATTATTATTGGTATATTAGCAGCATGGAGTTATAGCAAATTTTATAATATTAATTTACCTCAGTTTTTAGGTTTCTTTGCAGGTAAACGATTTGTACCGATTGTGATGAGTGCAGTCGCATTTATATTAGGTATTTTGCTAGCGTTTATTTGGCCACCAATTCAAAGTGCGATGAATGCTGTATCAATTTGGTTAATGGAAGAGAATACGATGATTGCTGTATTTATGTTCGGTATGATTAAGCGATTACTCATACCATTTGGCCTACATCATATTTTCCATGCGCCATTTTGGTTTGAGTTTGGAACGTATACAAATGCAGCAGGTTCAATTGTTCGTGGTGATTTAAATATTTTCTTTGCACAATTAAAAGATAACGCAGATCTAACTGCAGGATACTTTATGCAAGGTGAATTCCCTGTTATGATGTTCGGTTTACCAGCGGCAGCATTAGCAATCTATCAAACAGCTAAACCTGAAAATAAAGCAAGAGTTGCTGGACTGATGGGATCAGCAGCATTGACTTCATTTTTAACAGGTATTACTGAACCAATGGAATTTGCTTTCTTATTTGCAGCACCAATTTTATTCTTCATTCATGCAGTTCTTGATGGATTAGCATTTTTAATTTTATATTTATTAGATTTACATTTAGGATACACATTCTCAGGTGGATTCATTGATTTCTTCCTATTCGGTATTATTCAAAATAGAACTGCTTGGTGGTGGGTGATCGTTGTCGGTATAATATATGCAATTATTTATTACGCTATCTTTAGATTCTTGATTACGAAAATGAACTTACCAACACCAGGTCGAGAAAGAGAAGATCAACATGCTTCATCTACCACTGCAGAAAAACTACCATTTGAAGTGTTAAGTGCATTCGGTGGTAAAGAGAACATTAAACATTTAGATGCATGTATTACAAGGTTACGTATTGAAGTAAAAGATAAATCATCAGTAGATACTACTCAATTAAAGCAACTTGGTGCTAGTGGCGTATTAGAAGTCGGTCAAAACATGCAAGCAATTTTCGGAACAAAAAGTGACCAACTAAAAAATGATATTGAGCGAATTATTTCTGGTGAATTAACAACTCCAGAAGAAGTTGATGTGGATGAATACAAAGATGAAAATCATGATACTTTAAATTCTCACAAAACTTCTCATGATACAAAATCATTGATTATTAAGTCACCTGTAGAAGGGTTAATGAAACCTTTAGCAGAAGTGCCTGATCAAGTCTTTAGTGAGAAAATGATGGGTGATGGTTTTGCGATTATCCCTGAATCTGAAAAGGTTATTGCACCATTTGATGGTACTGTTGCTACAGATTTTCCAACGCGTCATGCATTAGGTATTCAAAGTGATGAGCATAACATCGAAATGTTGATTCATGTTGGGATTGATACGGTGAAGATGAATGGTGAAGGTTTTGAAGTGAATGTTAAGACTGGTGACTCATTCAAAGCGGGCGATGTATTAATGACATTTGATATTGATCAAATTAATACTCAAGCAAAAGATATTATCACACCTGTCATATTTACAAATTTAGGACACAATAAGTTATCATTAAATTATTTAAATGAATCAGTGAAAACTTCTGATGATATTGCTGAAATTCATATTGAAGACTAG
- a CDS encoding LCP family protein, which translates to MTEYRRSNKQYKTKTIKKTRVKKTPFIIIGLLFLLIAFIIYNVSSYRAGLDETDDKQSAVKHNIQMDQNSDGKMTVLLIGHDRVVDNVARADTIMIGQYDFINKKAKIMPIMRDSVFDIPGYRDYKINSAYSLGGPELLSETIEHNLNIHIDHYAIVNYNAFEHVVDTVAPNGVHINVEKTMSKGIDMTLEQGDQRLNGTELLRYARFRQDSEGDFGRVRRQQQVLSALKDEALSFNTIFKLPKTLGIARGYIDTDMSNYEMSKALLSFIVRSDKDIDTMQIPVENSYQMIDHPELGAVLDIDVEMNKRAVDEFLNREDNGEITRNNKKR; encoded by the coding sequence GTGACAGAATATAGACGATCAAATAAACAATATAAAACGAAGACAATCAAAAAAACTCGGGTAAAAAAAACACCCTTTATCATAATAGGTCTGTTGTTCTTATTGATTGCATTTATTATTTATAATGTCTCTTCTTATCGTGCAGGATTAGATGAAACTGATGATAAGCAAAGTGCTGTAAAACATAATATTCAGATGGATCAAAATAGTGATGGTAAAATGACAGTACTATTGATTGGTCATGACCGTGTGGTTGACAATGTAGCACGTGCAGATACGATTATGATTGGTCAATATGATTTTATTAATAAAAAAGCAAAAATCATGCCAATTATGCGTGATAGTGTGTTTGATATCCCAGGATATAGAGATTATAAAATTAATTCAGCATATAGCCTCGGTGGACCAGAACTGTTATCGGAAACGATTGAACATAATTTAAATATTCATATCGATCATTATGCTATTGTGAATTATAATGCATTTGAACATGTTGTGGATACAGTAGCGCCAAATGGAGTTCATATCAATGTCGAAAAGACAATGTCTAAAGGTATTGATATGACCCTTGAACAAGGAGATCAGCGTTTGAATGGGACTGAATTATTAAGGTATGCAAGGTTTAGACAAGATAGTGAAGGAGACTTTGGTCGTGTTAGACGTCAACAACAAGTACTATCTGCATTGAAAGATGAAGCGTTATCTTTCAATACAATTTTTAAGCTCCCTAAAACATTAGGTATTGCACGGGGTTATATAGACACAGATATGTCGAATTATGAAATGTCAAAAGCATTACTAAGTTTCATCGTAAGATCAGATAAAGATATTGATACTATGCAAATTCCGGTTGAGAATTCATATCAAATGATCGATCATCCAGAACTCGGTGCAGTGTTAGATATTGATGTAGAGATGAACAAACGAGCTGTAGATGAATTTTTAAATCGTGAGGATAACGGTGAAATAACAAGAAATAATAAAAAAAGGTGA
- a CDS encoding GNAT family N-acetyltransferase, producing MDKLTLIQLKDNEYFDQINSYIDAFNLSKDHIHGSASLNKYDDLNGWLHDIQQNGHEDSVQDGYVPAYQFLLIREDDNKLVGMANCRVRLNEHLEYVGGHIGYSIHPDERQKGYATRLIPLCFPMYKALSIDHVLITCDEDNIGSKKAILNNGGKYLSTYYYDEEGLNVERYLVPVIVN from the coding sequence ATGGATAAATTAACATTGATTCAACTTAAAGATAATGAATATTTCGATCAAATTAATTCTTATATTGATGCATTTAATCTATCTAAGGATCATATACACGGATCTGCTTCATTAAATAAATATGATGATTTAAATGGATGGTTACATGATATACAGCAAAATGGACATGAGGATAGTGTCCAAGATGGGTATGTACCAGCGTACCAGTTTCTTTTAATAAGAGAAGATGATAATAAACTAGTAGGAATGGCGAACTGCCGAGTGAGGTTAAATGAGCATTTAGAATATGTCGGAGGTCATATTGGTTATTCAATTCACCCTGATGAACGACAAAAAGGCTATGCGACACGTTTAATTCCTTTATGTTTTCCAATGTATAAAGCGTTATCCATTGATCATGTATTGATTACTTGTGATGAAGATAATATCGGAAGTAAGAAAGCTATCTTAAATAATGGTGGGAAGTATTTATCTACATATTATTATGATGAAGAGGGGCTAAATGTAGAGAGATACTTAGTACCGGTGATTGTTAATTGA
- a CDS encoding MutS-related protein: protein MSLDTIFRRINYTFSSVGDQYLYAALRNVQHEHTIQEQLIGKIEQDQSFRNRLSSILATLGRSDNNDSSKYIFQKDKMVQYAPYNKLYILLSLIPLISIGAFFINPYIGIFGILASLTLNISKSTLFLSSHKQHFNDLFYAIKVIDSSTEIDRLTKNHHKQLNNIKGIKLLSYFMVDDNYNEGNIGIVMMNAIKQAFIIDYHLYHYLTSQLSQSKDEYEYHWLNVATHDLNYSVALWRKQLNTYSIPTHDSEHLIIKNGIHPLLQNPVPNNFTFDNSVLLTGSNASGKSTFMKMIATNIILSEGLHTSLSESMSYPKGAVFTSMNLADSIEDGDSYFISEVKSIREIIDDISSVKKAYIFIDEILRGTNTIERISSAQAILSYFHEQPHVTLCAATHDIELTELLNDKFQFYYFKEHLIEKNEVKFDYKIRQGVTNTSNAIELMRIHDFPQSIYEQATNNLLNIKSLNTSKTKQSL from the coding sequence TTGAGCTTAGACACAATATTTAGAAGAATAAACTATACATTTAGTTCTGTCGGGGATCAATATTTATACGCAGCACTACGAAACGTACAACATGAACATACGATACAAGAACAATTAATTGGAAAGATTGAACAAGATCAATCTTTTCGAAATCGTTTATCGTCAATCCTTGCTACACTTGGTCGAAGCGATAATAATGACTCAAGTAAATATATATTTCAAAAAGATAAAATGGTTCAATATGCACCATACAACAAATTATACATATTACTATCGTTAATTCCTTTGATTAGCATTGGAGCCTTCTTTATTAATCCATACATTGGGATATTCGGAATTCTCGCATCATTAACGTTAAATATATCAAAGTCTACACTCTTTCTATCATCACATAAACAACACTTTAATGATTTATTTTATGCAATCAAAGTGATCGATTCATCCACTGAAATCGATCGATTAACAAAGAATCATCACAAGCAACTAAACAATATTAAAGGAATAAAATTGCTAAGTTATTTTATGGTCGATGATAATTACAATGAAGGAAACATCGGTATTGTGATGATGAATGCAATTAAACAAGCATTCATCATAGACTATCATTTATACCATTACTTAACATCACAGCTTTCACAATCAAAAGATGAATATGAATACCATTGGTTGAATGTCGCGACACATGATTTAAATTACTCCGTAGCTTTATGGAGAAAACAATTGAATACCTACTCTATCCCAACACATGACAGTGAGCATTTAATCATCAAAAATGGAATACATCCTTTACTTCAAAATCCAGTGCCAAACAACTTTACTTTTGATAATAGTGTATTACTAACAGGTTCTAACGCTTCTGGTAAGTCAACGTTTATGAAAATGATCGCAACGAATATTATACTATCAGAAGGATTACACACTTCATTAAGTGAATCTATGAGCTATCCAAAGGGTGCGGTATTCACATCAATGAACTTAGCCGATAGTATCGAGGACGGTGATAGTTATTTCATTAGTGAAGTGAAATCTATTAGAGAAATAATTGATGATATTTCATCTGTAAAGAAAGCATATATATTTATCGATGAAATATTAAGAGGTACTAATACAATAGAAAGAATCTCTTCAGCACAAGCGATACTTTCATATTTCCATGAGCAACCACACGTCACATTGTGTGCTGCAACGCATGACATTGAACTGACTGAACTATTGAATGACAAGTTTCAGTTCTATTATTTTAAAGAACACTTAATAGAAAAAAACGAAGTAAAATTTGATTATAAAATTAGACAGGGTGTTACAAATACATCTAATGCAATAGAATTAATGAGAATACATGATTTCCCACAATCTATTTATGAACAAGCAACAAATAATTTATTAAATATTAAATCATTAAATACCTCGAAAACGAAACAATCATTGTAA
- a CDS encoding aminoglycoside O-phosphotransferase APH(2'')-Ie yields MTTYTFDQVEEAIEQLYPDFTINTIEISGEGNDCIAYEINGNFIFKFPKHSRASINLLNEVTVLKTIHNELSLPIPEVVFTGMPSEMCQMSFAGFTKIKGVPLTPLLLKNLPKQSQDQAAKDLARFLSELHSINISGFKSNLVLDFREKINEDNKKIKKLLSRELKGHQMKKVDDFYRDILDNEIYFKYYPCLIHNDFSSDHILFDTEKNTICGIIDFGDAAISDPDNDFISLMEDDEEYGMEFVSKILNHYKHKDIPTVLEKYMMKEKYWSFEKIIYGKEYGYMDWYEEGLNEIRSIKIK; encoded by the coding sequence ATGACAACTTATACTTTCGACCAGGTAGAAGAGGCAATAGAGCAGTTATATCCTGATTTTACTATCAATACAATAGAGATTTCAGGAGAAGGCAATGACTGTATTGCATATGAAATAAACGGGAATTTTATTTTTAAATTTCCAAAGCATTCAAGAGCTTCGATTAATCTCTTGAATGAAGTAACCGTACTCAAAACAATCCACAATGAATTATCACTACCCATTCCCGAGGTGGTTTTTACAGGAATGCCATCAGAAATGTGCCAAATGTCTTTCGCAGGTTTTACAAAAATTAAAGGAGTACCTTTGACACCTCTTCTACTCAAAAATCTGCCGAAGCAATCTCAAGATCAGGCAGCTAAGGACCTGGCCCGATTTTTAAGTGAACTTCACAGCATAAATATCTCTGGATTCAAAAGTAATCTGGTATTAGATTTTCGAGAGAAGATAAATGAAGATAATAAAAAAATCAAAAAGTTACTATCCAGGGAATTAAAGGGTCACCAGATGAAGAAAGTGGATGATTTTTACAGGGATATTCTAGACAACGAAATCTACTTCAAATACTATCCTTGTCTTATTCATAACGATTTCAGCAGCGATCATATTTTATTTGATACCGAAAAAAATACCATTTGTGGAATAATCGATTTTGGAGATGCAGCTATTTCTGATCCCGACAATGATTTTATAAGTTTGATGGAAGATGATGAAGAGTACGGCATGGAATTCGTATCAAAAATATTGAACCATTACAAACATAAGGATATACCGACAGTTTTGGAAAAATATATGATGAAAGAAAAATACTGGTCGTTCGAAAAGATTATCTATGGAAAGGAATATGGTTATATGGATTGGTATGAAGAGGGATTAAATGAAATCAGAAGCATTAAAATTAAATAG
- a CDS encoding DinB family protein codes for MENLEDTEAYWVYSSESLQVRKKNEVWIIDWPESESYEMGPMSIAWIMWHIIYWWSTALDYNFGSGSMKKDDVLWPGSIENAKEVIESLHEKWVSKLSELSDADFQMNQHAKWPLEDRNLADTALWLNAEFMKNAAEIGYARFLYGNSMKQK; via the coding sequence ATAGAAAATCTTGAGGATACAGAAGCATACTGGGTATATAGCTCAGAAAGTCTTCAGGTACGAAAGAAAAATGAGGTATGGATCATAGACTGGCCGGAAAGCGAGAGCTATGAGATGGGACCGATGAGTATAGCCTGGATAATGTGGCATATCATATATTGGTGGTCAACTGCATTAGATTACAACTTTGGAAGCGGCTCAATGAAAAAAGATGATGTTCTCTGGCCGGGTAGTATAGAAAATGCTAAAGAAGTCATAGAATCCCTGCACGAGAAATGGGTATCTAAATTAAGTGAGTTATCTGACGCGGACTTTCAAATGAATCAGCATGCAAAATGGCCATTAGAAGATAGGAACTTAGCAGATACTGCACTTTGGCTAAATGCAGAATTTATGAAAAATGCAGCAGAGATAGGTTATGCAAGATTTTTATATGGAAATAGCATGAAACAAAAATGA